AAGTATGACATCAACGAATAGGCTGCCAGGCTTCGGACAAAGTTTCGTTGTGCCGACTTGAAAGCTCCTCCAGGATTTGCAGTAAATTCTGTCATACGGTGAAGATGCTCTCTCAGTCCTCCTTTTCCGTAACCAGGGCGCTTTTTCAAAGCGTCGAATGACATGGCATTTCGGACCATTTCAATGACACCCGTTGTTCGCCCCGTGGCGAGAATGCGATAAGGATTTACCCACAACTCCAATCCAGCAAGTTCAAATGCTTCCTGACACAATTCAATGAGCTGCATAACGAAAGCTTCTTGGCGGAGATCGTCGTTCGACTTGACGATTACTCCGACTAAATCCCACCCTGGAAGTGATCCCTGAGGACTGGTTGCAGATATTCGTGATTTCTTTTCAGCCCATCGCTCCCCGAAAGCAAAGCGTCCCCAAAAATCCGAATTTTCGATTAGCTTGTCAACATTTGCGACGTCCAGCAACACAGAGTGTCGAACAAATTGAATATCCTTCTTTACCAATTCGAGTAGCTCTCCATTGGTAACCATGCCTCCCTTCCACAGAGTCAATGCCTGAAGAACAGCAGGAGGTAGTGGGCCACATCCAGCCAAACGTGGATCTACGTCACCGGCATCGATTGTAGGTGTTTCACTGAGATCCCGTGGGGAGCTAAAGTCTTTTTCAGGGGAGCGATCTGAGAAAGTTCGGTTTAAAGAAGCATGCTGTAAAACCTTCGCTGCATCTGCTGCACTAAGCTGCCCCTGCGCAACGCGATTCTGAATGAGATGTAAGCGAATAGATTCCATTgcctcgtcttcttcgctcGGCTGACAACGCATAGCCTCCTCGTCTGAGCTTTTTGGGCTTAAAGCGATGAGCCCAAGTGAAGCGAGCTTCTGCCGAGTGCTCTCAAGTTCGACGTAAGTGGCATCTACAACTTGATCTTCGTGTTTCAAATCCTCCGTTTTCTCCAACAGTAGCTCTGTCGCCCGTTGTCGTTCTAATTCCTGAAGACTTCGTTGAACGGAATCGGCTGTTCCAGCAGCTATAGTATTGCCTTGGAAGCCCCGCATCATGATAACGTTCAGTACTTCTCGACGCACGTCCCCAGTAGGAGCGAGAGTATTCGATAAATCGACCCTGTTGATCCCGTACTGCATTTTCCCTAGAGCCGACATTCTTGATCTCCTCCGATTCACAAGAGGCGAACTGGTTGGTGGCGAGGGTTTATCGTCCAACGTCGAAGTTTTTTCTGCGTTGGAACTAAGGGTGGATTCTGGACCATCTACTCTGCGATGGTCGGAAGCAGGATCGTTCCATTTTGCAGAATTGTGTTCTACGCTTTCCACAGTAACGTCGTTGTCACCATTCGCGTTAAGATTTGGTTCAATCGCCGCTTCTTTGGTAAACTCCTCTGCAGTAGCGGTCGAGTTTACTTCTGCTACGTTGAGATCAGGCAATCCAACTTCGTTCATCTGCTGTACAATAACGCTAGCCACTAGATCCTCGACATCTTGTCTCGGAGTCAATGACACTTCTGCAGCGTTACCGGCGATCCCGAAACGTTTCAAAGCAGTAGCTGCAACGAGAAATACACGGTGGTTAGACCGATCATTGCCGACAAACACTTGCTTTGGTATCTACGAATTTGTCTTGAAAGACTTACGTTTCGGAGACCGTTTCGAATCGTCAGAGGCTTCGACACTTAATAAAGCATCCCGGTCCGACTCGTTGAGAGATTGAGACAAGAATTTGGAAGCAACTTCATCTTTGGACTCCTGAGGTTGTGGCTCGTCCGCAACCTTTCCATCAGGGACATCAGGTAAGTCTGCTTCGGCGGGAAACTCCATGACTTGCGCACTTTCTTCCAAGTACTCGCTCCCTGCATGCGACTCGCTGGCTATTGGATCCAATGGCATCTCCTCAACGGACACAATTGGACTAGAGGATTGGTTTTCTTGGTCTTCTTCGGCTATCATCGCACCTCCATCAATGACTTCCATTAGGAGTAGTATTGGCGTCCGTTCTTTACTCCGGAAAACGTGTCCTTCTGTTCTGGGCACCCGCACGACGCGCACTAAGTTATCGGTGCGATTCTCTCGCAAAGCATTCAAAGGATCACCCCCCATTGTTCCGGATGTATTTAACATCCCCAGCTCCTCCTCCAAGGCTGCGTGTCTTTTATCGATCTCCAAAAAGCGCAACTTTTCTGCCACATCACACAGTCGCTTGGTAAAATTCAAATGCGCCGAGAAGTACTCAGCATGCTTGGCAATTTGGAGTTTGTGCGAGGCGGCTTGCGACGGATCGTTGTCACAGGCGTTGCAATTGATGTCCACATTGGCACGTCGTCGTGACCACAAACTGTTCCGAGCTGATCGAGTCATTTGCCACGGCGAGTTTCGGCGCAGAGCTTGCAGATCCTTCATGACGAGAGACAAAAGATCGAGTTGATGCGCCGTTGCGGATAACATAGTACGCAACGAGACGGATCCGCCACCCCAGCCATCTTCATAGTCAAATAAGATGGATTCGAGCTCACAGACAAAGCGTAGCACGGAAAACCGTCGGGCGCGGCATGGCGGGGAGCACACAATATTACCAACAGCGCTGTTACCAGTTGGCAAACTCAATGAGTCTTCCAAATCCGCAGTGTGACTCCAAACGAGTTCGAGGCCGAGATGAATAGAATGATGACAGACGACAGTGAGTAAGAAGTCTTCGAAAATATCAATCTTGGCTAGTTCTACAGCGTTGCGCCCCGGAAGCATGCGCAAATGAATGTGGCATAATTGTTGCCAGAAGAAGGCGACTGAGTTTAATTCACCCTCCTCGCACAGATCTAGGAAAAAGTCCAGTATGCATGTCAGCATGACGAGATCGTCATCTCCATTGCACGCGGAAGAATCAGTACCGCCGTAGTGTGCAAGGGTCGCTAGACTGTAGTTAGCCTTTTTTGGCAAGGCGTAGTCCATCAACAATTTCATAGCCGTACCCATGTCACCAGCGACGCGAAAGGCTTGTTTTTTAAGCGCCGTGACTGAGTCCGCGGGCACGACGCCGGCCATTTCGTCCAGTTGAGTTAAAAAGTCCGCCACCCCAATTTTTCCAGACAAGAGTTGCGTTTGCAAATCCTCCAAAAATGGTGATATCTGAGCAAGGTTTCCGAATCGGGATAAATCCAGCAAGGTTTCTAACAGAGCCTTTGTAGACTCCTGTGTTGGCGGTAACGTGACCCAaggttgttgtcgttgttgttgctgctgtgcACTCACTTTATGCCAAGATCCCGTCAAAGTTTGATGTGGATGTGAATCTCCGTCGTCCGGGGGCGACGGAGTCCGGGATGTGGAGCTTTCTGAATCTCCTTCTCCCACCTGCGTCCACGATAattcttcggcttcgtccgtCATTTTGCTCGTATTGCCGGTTCCGACGTCGATTGTGGGTCCGACCTCACCGTCAGGAATGATCGTGGAAGGCAATTGTTCCATGTCTTGATGTAACTGAGCGGAACACATCGACGATTCCCGTTGCACAGCCTGCCAACACAAGGTCCGGGCTTGGGCAATGGCTTCGCGTTCGTGCTGCGCGACTCGCCAACACGCTTGCATGAACATGACGTGGGTCAAAAGCCCCTGTCCAGCGAGACACTGTTCGCAGAGATCTTGCCGCATTTCCATATTCTGGTACTGAAAGAGTGGTGCCGCGTTGGCAATCACAGTTCGGGTAGTCGTCGGGGTCCTGGCTTCCACTACTCCGCAGGATGCACACACGCGGGGCGTGCTATTGCGAAAGGATGACGAGCGGGTCGACGTGATCTGAGGTTGCGGGGGGACAAGGCGGGAAGGCAAAGCCGGGGTCGACAAGCGCACCGCCAAGCCCGACAAGACGTGTCGTAACCAGACATCCCGACACGTTGTACTGGGCGTTTGCAAATAGACGTGAGTGCCTTGGCTGGTGACAACCCGGAGCGTCTTGGCGTCCCGTTTGGTCCAGGCGCAGgcgccgacgacgtccaaGCTCACGACGGGTGAGTCCGATGCACGGGGATAGGAGACCGAATGGTGAGCCGCGAGAGACTCGTAACAGTCCAAACGCGACGCTACCAAGACGCAGTACTCGTCCGTGGCGGAGCCGTTCTCCACATTCGTCCGCCAGAGCGTCCCACGACACACCCCGTCTTGGCGGACTGCCGGGTACGTGACCCCCATCATTGAGCCGAACCGATCGATGGATACCGAAACCCTAGGACGTTGAAGTTGTATATGGCTAATTGTAAAATGAATGGAGAAATGAATGGAGAAATGGAACGGTTGATGCGGAGAGGAAAGCACTCTCGTTCACAGCATTTGTAACTCTCTCTGCCGCAATACCCCGACGGCTTTGGAACTCTACCGCGGAGGAGTTCGGATGTCGTTGCGTCAAGTTGAATGATAATGTATCTGTTTCTCTTTGGCACTACGACACAAAAGACTGAAGAGACTGACAGTCATGGATCCCtccctcactgtcagtctgTGCGACAACGAATGGGCATTGTTTCCAATACTACTAGTAGCGTTCGGTACCAGTCGACCGTTCGGAAACATCGCCAATTTTGTCGTGAAGAAGAAGCAATCCTAATAGTACAAACACCGAAACAAGAAAAGGATAGCAATTTATACTCGATTTGCTCCCTTCGAGTATTAATTACATCACGCTTTTATCGAGTTGGGTTAGGTGGTGGTTGACAGTTCAAAAAGTGGGCAACGAATAGTCAAATGCCTCTTTGATTTGGTCGAATCCAGACACTCACATTACAATCATTCACAGAATTGTCCGGTATGATCCAACATCTTCCGTACAGAGGGCACAAAATGATTCTGGATTCACATCTTATTTTTTTTGAATCGAGAGATATTACATAGTGTCTGGTAATGTAAATGAATGCATAGCACATTATTCCGTCGTCTTAATGCACGGGAAACTATATTGCTCTGACAGTTTCCAAAGGCTTGTTTCCCTCCTTCGAGCCTTTGTACCGTCGAAAAGCTGGTGGTGGTACGCGACGCCCATCCGAATTGGAAGGCCCTCGCGACCGTCCCAACAACCTCTAATATGGTACAAAATCTCTAACAAAAGATGATGAACGGAAACAAATCGCGATCCTGAAACAGCAGTATCAAATCGTAAATGTACGATTTAGAAAAAAAGACCCACGACCCCCAAATGTCTCTTTACTCATAAATATTTGTTTCGAAGCTGGCATCATCTGGGAAGGAGAAATTAACCCGTGTAACCACTTCACGAAACCCATCTACGTGGAAATGCGCATTCATTTTCCCATAGTTTGGCCCTACCAACTTCTTTCATCGACCGGGCCTTCCATCGCTTCCCTTGTGTTTTTATCTGTGTTGACAATGAGGCTGATCCTATACGGCTTCGTTCTCAGCATTCTAGCGTTGTCTCTCGCGTCCGGTGTCGCTTCGCCAGACCAGCCCGGAAACAGTCGTGTTACCAACGACAGTCTCTGCCGCTGTGAACAGCCGCACGAACACATTTATCCCGGGAGAGGTCGCGCTGAGGAGATTTTGGCGTTCGATTCGGAGGACCCCACGCAAACGGAGACCTTGCGGGTTGAGAGCGGTGGTGTGACAATACTACCAACGTACCACCCCGCTTGTTCCTCTCAAACGCTTTTATCGCACTACTTCGTCCCAAATAAACTGTTTTCGTGCACTGATCAAAACGAGATGGAGCAAACGAATGGACACTCTCACTTTAGGAATCTTAGAAAAAGCATGGGCAAGGGAGGCAGTAGCGGCAAAAGTGGCAGCAAAAGTAGCAAGAGTGGGAAAGGTAGTACTAGTAGCAAAAGTAGCAAGAGTGGCAAAGGTGGAAGCAAGAGCTCGAAAAACAGCAGTAAATCCAGTAGCGAATCCGATGACGATGGTACGTTGTTTTGTACTAACGTGAGCACTCACTGCCACATCTTCAAGCTTACCGGGGTCTCTTTTGGTCGTAGATTCTTACTATATTGGTAAAGGCAAAGGAAAAAGTATGAATACCCCCTTTCCTAAGACGCCATCTCCCAGTGGTACTCCTACCCCATTTACAACGGCTCCAACAGCCCTCCCAACTTTGGTGGATGCTATTATCCCTTTTACCGAGGCCCCCACCTCCGCGCCATCGTCGAAAATGGAGACGCCCTCCGACACTCCGTCAATGGTGCCATCTGACATTCCATCTGTAATGCCTTCTACTGATACTTTGCCGTCGCTGTCACCCCAACCAACGACATCGGAAACCCCCTCATTTACCCCTACGGTATCCCTTAGACCAACACTTATATCTGAAAACACCTCAACATCTCCGTCGGAAAATCCCTCATCGCTTCCGTCGCAATTTCCTTCCTCATCTCCGTCTACTACTCCCTCGTCCGAGCCTTCAGCATTTCCATCACAAATTCCTTCATCTTTGCCCTTAATTTTGGGAACTCAAGAAGATTCACTAAACTCAGAAGGGAATGCTACTAATCTCAATGCGGTCGCGGTGGAAAGCATTGAAGTAGCAACCAATAGTCCGAGTGTTTTGAGCCAGGAACAAGCATTTTCTTTATTCTCGGCCCGGACAAGCAATCAGTGCCAACCCTTTTCGGTTTACGCAAAATGTGATCGATCGAACCCCTTGTCATTTGCCCGTGCCGCATCCGTCAGTCAAACGTGCACCGATTTTAACGTCCCATCTACCACCGAAGGAGAAGATAGCATGAGCGGCAGCTATGACACCTGGAGCGGAACACTACTCCCACAGCCTATGGTTTTGCGGCGAGGGGACGTCATTGTGGGCTATGCCTCTTTTTTTTCAGATCCCTCAAGTTGTGCGGTTCAATTGAGCGAACCGTTTACTCTGGTTAGGAGCGTGTGCCACGTTTCCCCCACCTTCCCTCAAAGCAACGGCGAACTATCGACATCGCCTGACGATTTTCAAAATGTTGGTTGCGTGACCGCACCAGGTTCTCAATGTATTGTGATGGCGTATGCTGAAGTGACAAGAAAAGGCTGCAAGCTCAATAAATTATAGTCAAAATTAAAAAAAAAGGATGATATAATTTGAAATTCGTCGTATTGCAGCGGAATAATCCTCTGCGGATCACTATCTCGAACAGTATACCTAGTTTACTTGTTGTATCTTTCAATAAAATAGTCCATTTGTACTACTACTTGAAGTACTGAAGGGACAATATTCATTGGTGAAATGAAATAAAGGCGAGAAGAGAAGGCATCGGGACGCGAAAAAAGCTGTCTGTGGAACATTTTCGGAGCACCAGGTTTTCAGCATATGTAACCCGCAATCGAGACGCTAACAATGAACAGATACAACAGGTAAATAGGAAAACTATTTCTCTTATAGTGTTGATTATACGTTGCAGCAGAAATAATTCATTTTGGACAGGCACATAACGGTAAACGTTGATATCTCCTCCGaaacaaatccaaaattggTGAATTTCAACATTAACTGAAAATAATTGTCATAGTCAATCTAATAGAGCGAGTGTTGAAAATAACAGATTTGAATTCAAATATCATATCAAAGCAGCTTTCGAGTATATTAAAAAATTGTCTGGAATAGTACTCTCGTCGCGAACTTCGTATAGTCTTTTGGGGAATGAACATGCGTTGAGGTCACAAAATTTGTTAGATGGCTTGTGTCTCCATCGAGAACATGAAAACCAGGCCAAAAACTCAATAACCACTTGGCAAAGTTTTGGTTGCTATTGCAAAGGACGTGCAGAGGCTCATGTCCAAAacttttttcgttgacaagAAACGTCCACCAGCAATTTTCGAAATGTGAAGTACCCTGGAAACGACTGGATTGACTTGACCATGCCAGCTTCAGGAAGAGGATTTTCGGTCAAAAGACTATGCCAATCAGCAGTCCAACCATTCACATCAATAAATTCTCATAATTCCAAAATTCTCCGAGTGCAAATTTGCTGGACAGAATCATGCACCCTACGTACGCTTTCTTCGTGTTTGCATTGGTCTTGGTATGCGCTGATGTTTGCAGTGGCCAGGAAGTCAAACACCTCACCGGGGCCTCACCCGGAAACACTAAGAAACGGTCGGTGGTAACGCAAGAAAAGGGCTCGAAGAGTCGTCGTCTAAAGAGCTCTAAAAGTGGTTCAAGTGGTTCAAAGACTAAATCCTCCCAAAGCAAGAGTGGAAAGAGTGGCAAAGGTTCAGGCAAAGAAGATACCAGTGACGACGTCATCGACTGCGGCGCCGACACGCTAACTTGCGCTCTAGGACCAAACCTTCGCTTCACGCTCTATGTAGAAAGTGATGCTGGTAAGTGTCTAGAGCGAAGTGAGCTCGACCAACCTCTAATGTTTCTGGATATCTCACCCTTTGCCTGCATCCCATCCCTTTTCCAGACAACCTGGACTTGACTGTCCTTCCTCCCGTAGGTGAACGCCTTAGTTTCAGCAACGACAAAGATGAAGCAAGTTCCGGAATATACATGGTCGGGTATGGACCAGTGGACGAGGCTGGAATTTTCGATTTTATTGTGATTAATATCGGATTTCCTTTGGCAGATGCGTTAGCTGGCAACTATGAAATAGTTGTTACGACGGCATTGGGTGCTGAAGTTCCTTGGTATTTGACCGCCACTCTGGATGGGGAGGTTGTTGGCGCGGTAACTGGATTGATTCCGGCCGATCAAGAAAGTTCCGAACCGAATATTTTTACACTGGAAGCAAGCTAGAGCACTTCGATTTAGCTAACTTTTCGCCCGTAGATGGCTCCATACTGCTCATTCGGCGTTCCGGTCAGGGAGCTCTGCCACCAGTGATATCGGGAAATCTATCTTCCTTAAATAAATACATATTGCTTTCCCTAACTCGTCTTATCGGACGTTCTTCCAATGATGATAGTGCTGAAAAGACCACAAGAGCGTTTACAAAGCAATCTTCATGCATCACTTAAGCTAATCTCCAAATCACTTTGCGTTTTGTTGTGGCTCTCAAGTTTGAGGTTTCGTGGGCAACCACCGGTATAACTTAAACAACATTGTATACTGCACACTTTAAAGATTTTgatcttactgttaattgtcAATTTGGACTTCCCACGAAGCGATATGGTCTACGTGATAGGCTATCCTACTCTCAGCGCTCATGTCACGACACCTGCTGTGTAATGAGCTTGCCTTTTTCGGTTCCGACGTGTGCGTCGGGTTTGATCGCCGTCGGCGTCTTTATACTAGACGTCGGGACTTGAAAGCGAGTCTGATGGAATATTCTGCTGTCGATGTTAAAGCAAAGTATCCGACGCTGGAAAAGGCGGAAATTTTGTCAAATGATTTTTACGCTTTGCGCCAAGTGCTCCTGCGAGCGCCACCTTCTTTGAGTTTCTTTATCATTTGAATTGCTGAGCGGCGAATCTTGGCCGAACTTGCAATAGCCGGCTTTTTGCTTGACAAAGGGCATATCGTTCCTGAGTACGCTAGTCCTTTTTTAAACGAAGCTGTATAGCCCATATCGACGAATCTATATCGGTACACGGAGGCAAGATTACTCTCTATCCATTCAGAGTCAACTGCTTTACAGTGGCAGCTGATGTACACTCAGATTGGGGATGTATTGGATACACAACTAGCACAAACATACACTCGTACCACAAGCCCATGAAATTCCATCACCTCCCGTCATCAGAACTGTATGTGCTTGCGGGACCACATAAGTCGTTGAAAA
The sequence above is drawn from the Phaeodactylum tricornutum CCAP 1055/1 chromosome 21, whole genome shotgun sequence genome and encodes:
- a CDS encoding predicted protein, which translates into the protein MRLILYGFVLSILALSLASGVASPDQPGNSRVTNDSLCRCEQPHEHIYPGRGRAEEILAFDSEDPTQTETLRVESGGVTILPTYHPACSSQTLLSHYFVPNKLFSCTDQNEMEQTNGHSHFRNLRKSMGKGGSSGKSGSKSSKSGKGSTSSKSSKSGKGGSKSSKNSSKSSSESDDDGKGKSMNTPFPKTPSPSGTPTPFTTAPTALPTLVDAIIPFTEAPTSAPSSKMETPSDTPSMVPSDIPSVMPSTDTLPSLSPQPTTSETPSFTPTVSLRPTLISENTSTSPSENPSSLPSQFPSSSPSTTPSSEPSAFPSQIPSSLPLILGTQEDSLNSEGNATNLNAVAVESIEVATNSPSVLSQEQAFSLFSARTSNQCQPFSVYAKCDRSNPLSFARAASVSQTCTDFNVPSTTEGEDSMSGSYDTWSGTLLPQPMVLRRGDVIVGYASFFSDPSSCAVQLSEPFTLVRSVCHVSPTFPQSNGELSTSPDDFQNVGCVTAPGSQCIVMAYAEVTRKGCKLNKL
- a CDS encoding predicted protein — encoded protein: MHPTYAFFVFALVLVCADVCSGQEVKHLTGASPGNTKKRSVVTQEKGSKSRRLKSSKSGSSGSKTKSSQSKSGKSGKGSGKEDTSDDVIDCGADTLTCALGPNLRFTLYVESDADNLDLTVLPPVGERLSFSNDKDEASSGIYMVGYGPVDEAGIFDFIVINIGFPLADALAGNYEIVVTTALGAEVPWYLTATLDGEVVGAVTGLIPADQESSEPNIFTLEAS